A segment of the Salvelinus sp. IW2-2015 linkage group LG6.2, ASM291031v2, whole genome shotgun sequence genome:
GTATTTCCGCAAGTATTGTCAGTGTAAGTGCAGTAGTCTGCCTGGTACGGTTGTTCCTGTCCAGGTATTACTACCAGAGGGGGATCCTAGCCAAGGTGGCGGGCCAGAGGCTAGCCTACCAGTTTAAAGACATGCCCAAGAACATCAGGGTGATCGACGATgacggggaggaggaggaggagggagaggagggggaaccCTCTGAGCACCACCAGACACTGATTATTGACCCTGCCACCTCCACCCAGACACAGCAGAGCTACGTCACCGTCATACCGACCTCGTCCGGCAACAGGTGAGAGGCGTGATTGGAGAAGTCATGAAATAATTCATAAATTTTTGWAGCACTTTTTTCCCCCCAGGCGAAAATCTGTGGTATTTATTTGAAAAAGTGTTAAGGGCAGCAGACATAAGAGAGAACATGCAAGTGTGATTCTGTCCGTGTCCATTTTCATCCAAATGCACGGTGAAGTAGTTACATCTTTGTTTCTGTCTTATGTACAGGACCATGCGTTTGGCCATGCCCATGGTCATGACGACGACACTGGGTCAGATGACCCTCAACTCCTCCACCATCTTCACCACCCAGGCTCCCATCACCCTGGGCAACGCCCACGCTGGCGGGCCCAAGCTGGTGATCCAGACCCTGCCCGCCATGATGCCCGCCGGGGTCAAGAGCGGAGAGAagatcaccatcatcaccatcccgGCGGCCCAGCTAGCTCAGCTTACGCAGGGCAACCTTTCAGCCCAGCTCTCAGGCCAGCTAGCTCAGCTCATACAGGCTAAACCAGTCACCCAGCTGGTGCAGGCTAAACCAGTCACCCAGCTGGTGCAGGCTAAACCAGTCACCCAGCTGGTGCAGGCTAAACCAGTCACCCAGCTGGTGCAGGCTAAACCAGTCACCCAGCTGGTGCAGGCTAAACCAGCCCCTCCACTCATACTGGCAAAGCCTGTGACTGTGACCCAGCAGCCACCTGCCGCCTCCCCTGTAGGTAAACCacagctccctccctccaccaccatcACAATCACAATCCCTGTACCTACCCCCTCTACACACCCTGAAAAAGAAGCCATCTCACCCCACACAGCCCTCCCAGTGTCCACCCCTTCAGTTAGCACGGAGCTCCCCCAGTCTAGCCCGGAAGACCCCTCTGACTCGGAGTCGGCACAGAACCCAGTGGACCCTGAATCTTGAACTCGAGGCCAAGGGGCCCGACAGCTACTTGACTCCATATTGACCCTGTGTTTTGAAGTGGAGTCTTCCCTTCCCATCCTCCAATCACTGGGCAGTGGAGCTGTAGGACCATACAGAGGAGGAGAGCTCTGAACTGAACCTCAGCTATGGAGCTCCTAGTTACCAGGGAGCTAGTCTTCAAACTGGAGCTGTAGTGTCATCCCTCCCTCCACATCAGAAAACCAGGAAAAGAGATGAGGATAAAGGGACTTTGTATACATAATACATAGCTACACTCTCCTACGTATtgatttggacagtgaagctaaaacttttaatttagctctatactccagcattttggatttgattaATTATTTAATGTGAGGTGAccgtacagaatgtcaccttttttatttgagggtattttcatgacTATCTTTTTCACCGTTTAGAAATTAaatcactttatgtatctagtccccccagtTGAAGGTGTTATacatatttggacaaattcactagtataagtattaaagtagtcaaaagtttagtatttggtcccatattcctagcacgcagtGATATCAAGCTTGTGATTCTGCATTTGCAGTTTGCTTTGGCTGTGTTTCAGAATTTTatgtccaatagaaatgaatagtaaataatgtattgtcattttggagtcacttttaatttaaatattacagaatgtttctaaacacttctacattaatctgGATGCTACCAAGACTACGGATGATCGTGAATAAGTGAGAGAGTGcgagttagaggcataaatatcacaCCCCCCAAAAAGTGGTGGGAGGTTAGCCtttcttgggggtatgatctttgtgcctctaaCTTTCTAACTCGTCATTATTCACAGTTCATTCAAGATTATCATTAATTATGGTATCATCCAcatttaatgtagaagtgttcagaaacatattcaatttattttgtttgtgactccaaaatgacactataTTATTTACCATTTCTGTTGGGCACAACatactctgaaacacaaccaaaacaaactgcaaatgcatccaacaagtttgtcgtcgcaagcttgatgtagtcattgcattcCAGGAATACCTTATACCTTCGAATGGACTAGTGTTTTCAGTTTTTAaaaaacagtaaaacagatatgtaggaaaataccctcaaataacaGGTGACATTCTGAACGGTcccctcatatgaaacatttgatctcaaattttaaatgctggagtatagagacaaattaaaagttttagcttRACTGTCCAGATAAATATGTAGGAGAGTGTACATGCTTTAGAAGCTCTTTGGATCTCAAACGATGGGTAAGCCTTAGATTGTACATTGAACATGCTTCTTTTAATCAAAAACATAATATAAAGGAAGCCTGAAAGATTTGTGTAAACTTTTTGATACTCTGCAGCAGGTTACGTACAATGTATTCTAAGTTCAATGCAAGTGTAGTTCTTTTGTCTCGTAGTTGAAATCTTTGGGTTTTCCTCTGACTGGTTGGTTCCCATCATCTGGCTATGGAAAGTAGTCTAGTCCTCCACAGCACRGTCCCTCCACactcaatgttttttttgtgttattatatatattttttactgttcAGAAAAGGGAGCGAAAGGATGTTTGTGTTAAGAAAAGACAGATCCAGATGGTATATTCCCACATTTGAAGCATATGCTATTTTCATGTACTCTCAAAGTGTATTGATGTAGATTTTACTGAAGTATgtattataaaaaaacaaacatgaattGAAACATCTTGTCTTGGTCAATACTTGTTGGCACTGAATCTGGCACTGAATCTCTTTCAGTCGGAGTTGAAAAAAACGTAAAGGACTAGACAAACCAAAATCGTGTGCGGTAGATGACCTGGGTGTCAAGTAAAATCGTCCGAAAATTATAGCCGGTGTTCTATGGTCAGTCGCGATAGaccggcagtggtggaaaaagtacccaattgtcatacttgagtaaaagtataaatacctttttaatagaaagttactcaagtgaaagtcagccagtaaaatactacttgtctaaaattatttggttttaagtatcaaaagtaataaaaattgctcaaatatacttaagtatcaagtaaaaataatttaaaattccttattaagcattttttttgtttttaaagtgtatggaagccaggggcacactccatcgCTAAgaaattatttacaaaagatgcatttgtgtttagtgagtccgccaggccagagtcagtagggatgaccacgtgttcttttgataagtgcttgaatttgacaattttcctgtcttgctaagcattcaaaatgtaactttcagttgtcatggaaaatgtatggagtaaaacgtacattttctttaggaatgtagtgaagtaaaagttgtcaagaaagtaaagtacagatacccKaaaaaactacttaagtagtactttcaattatttttacttaagtactttacacaactgtagAATGGCAACCCACagctgatgtttgtgtgtgtcttcaaACTCAGCTGGATACCTTTTACTGTCAATGGCCTTGtattctatatacagtgcatttgaaaagtattcagatgccttccctttttccacatgttaatacatccttattctaaaatgtattaaataaaacattttcctcaatctacacgcaatgccccataagcaaaaacaggtttttagaaatgttttcaaaaagAAATTTATACtgacagaagatatccctatttggtaaaagaacaagtccatattatggaacagctcaaatagagagaaatgacagtccatcattactttaagacaggtaGGGCAGACaacctggaacatttcaagaactttgaacatttcttcaggtgcagtcacaaaaatcaagggctatgatgaagttggctctcatgaggaccgccactggaaaggaagacccagagttacctctgctgtagggAATAAYTTCattggagttaactgcacctcagattgcagcccagagttcaagtaacagacacatctcaacattaactgtttagaggagactgcgtgaatcaggccttcacggttgaattgctgcaaagaaaccactaaaggacaccaattagaagagacttgctcgggccaagaaacacaagcaatggacattagaccggtggaaatctgtacttaggtctgatgagtccaaatttgagattttttggttccaaccgccgtgtctttgtgagacgcagagtaggtgaccagatgatctccacgtgtggttcccaccgtgaagcatgaaggaggtgtgatggtgtgggggtgctttgctggtgacactgtcagtgatttatttagaattcaatgcacacttaaccagcatggttaccacggcattctgtagcgatacgccatcccatctggtttgcccttagtgggactatcatttgtttttcaacaggacaatgacccaccaaccctccaggctgtgtaagggctatttgaccaagaaggagagtgatggagtgctgcattagatgacctggcctccacaatcacctgacctcaaccaaattgagatggtttgggatgagttggaccgcagagtgaaggaaaagcagccaataagtgctcagcatatgtaacaactccttctagactgttgtaaaagcattccaggtgaagctggttgagagaatgccaagagtgtgcaaagctgtcatcaaggcaaaggctggctactttgaagaatctcacacataaaatatattttgatttgtttaacacttttttgggtactacttgattccatatgtgttatttcatagttttgatgtcttcactattattctgtccaaaaccaagccatgaggtcgaaggaattgtccgtagagctccgagacaggattgtgttgaggcacagatcttggtAAGGTTACccaaaatttctgcagcattgaaggtctccaagaaaacAGTgtccaccatcattcttaaatgtaagaagtttggaaccaccaagattcttcKCAGAGTtggcagcctggccaaactgagcaatcgtgggagaagggcctttctcagggaggtgaccaggaatccgatggtcagtctgacagagcttcagagttcctctgtggagatgggagaaccttccagaaggacaaccatctctgcagcactccaccaatcaggcctttatggtagagtggccagacggaagccactcctcagtaaaatgcacatgatagCCCCCTTGGATTTTgtcaaaaggcaactaaaggactctgacaatgagattctctggtctgatgaaaccaagattgaacgctttggcctgaatgccaagcgtcacatctggaggaaacctggcaccatccctacggtgaagcctaGTGGCATCATGCTgtatggatgtttttcagcggcagggactgggagacaagtcaggattgaaggaaagatgaacagagcaaagtagagagatatccttgatgaaaacctgctacagagcgctcaggacctcagactgggtcgaaggttKaccttccaacaggacaatgaccctaagcacacagcaaagacaacgtaggagtcgcttcgggacaagtctttgaatgtccttgagtggcccagccagaacccggacttgaacccgttcgaacatctctggagagaactgaaaatagcttgcagcgacgctccccatccaacctgacagagcttgagaggatctgcaaagaagaatgggagaaactcaccaaatacaggtgtgccaagcttgtagcgtcacacccaagaagactctaggctgttatcgctgccaaaggtacttcaacaaagtactgagtaaagggtctgaatgcttatgtaaatgtaatatttcaaattttattttattttccaaaatgtctaaaaacctattttcactttgtcattatggttcattgtgtgtagattgaagagaaaaacaaacaatttaatacattttagaataaggctgtaacgtaacaaaatgtggaaaaagtcaagggatctgaatactttccgaatgcactgtgcatgtccTATCCTGGCCTCAAGAACATCTGAAACTACTTGACACATGAATGGTATGTGATAAAAAGATGCACACAATATTGGTAGTAACCCATCTAGTCACATCACATTTACTGTCAAAGTGCCTATTTACGaggatcattttttattttacccttattttaccaggtaaattgactgagaagaTATTCTAATTTACAGCatcgacctggggaatagttacaggggagaggggggacgAATGAGCCAATTGGTGCAGACATTCTGTGCAGTCGTATACCCATCATTGCAGATGGAGTAGAAATGCTAAAGACTTGGatcactgcacactgcacactgtgcTATTTGGTATTAATTTACCTGCTGGGCTCCGTCACCTGTTATATCCCAGTGTTATGTCCTCTCACAGTATGGCCTGATGGGATTGGAAGGGATCAGGTGAGATCAGGGTTAGAAGCCCCATGTAACTTCCTGTCCACACATTCCCTCACACTCATCCTATTCTGACTCACCATCGTGTCCAGAGTCATGCTCAAGGGCAGCAGACTTAAGGGCTAACCAGCTGAGGGGTCAttaccacacacacgcacttacCTATGGTCAGCCTCCAATGCAActaaatgttttctttattatccATCTCTGTGTTGTCCACTGCCCCTGTGTGTCTCTAATAAACATGAAGTTGTATATTATATGAAGTGTACTAAGTTATATTTGGTTGGTTTCCTTGCAGGGGGAAGGAAGACGAAGACACAACAACCTCAGCCTGACACCAACAGCAACATTGACCTGGGGAGACTTGGAGAGGGAAAGGTACCACACACACCCGATTACTTATGCAAGGTGTGGGGGTCTTTCTCCAGTATCTGTGGTGCTGGTTGGAGGGCTGTGATGCTCTCAAGTCCCTCCGAAAGTGCAAAGTTTCACACAGTGACAAATATCCCCGTGAACAGTGTACAAAactttaagaacacctgctatttccatgacatacactgaccaggtgaaagcaatgatcccttactgatgtcacttgttgaatccagttcaatcagtgtagatgaaagggaggagacaggctaaataatgctttttaagcattgagacaatttagacatggattgtgtaagtgTAACCATTCgaaggtgaatgtgcaagacaaaagattgaagtaccTTTGAACAGAGTTTGGATGTAGGTGcaaggcgcactggtttgtgtcaagaactgcaacgctgctgggtttttcacgctcaacagtttcccgtttgtatcaagaagggtccaccacccaatggatatccagccaatttgatacaactgtgggaagcattggagtcaacatgggccagcatcccgttggaacgcttttgacaccttgcagagtccatgccccgatgaattgaggctgtttgagggcaaaagggggtacaactcaatattaggaaggtgttcctaatgttttgaacacacatatatatatatatatagtaccagtcaaaagtttggacacggtctactcagagttcctctgttcagtgtctgtgttcttttgcccatcttaatcttttcttttcattggccagtctgagatatggctttttctttgcaactctgcctaggccagcatctcggagttgcctcttcactgttgacgttgagactggtgttttgcgggtactatttaatgaagctgccagttgaggacttgtgaggtgtctgtttctcaaactagacactaatgtacttgtcttcttgcttatttgtgcaccggggcctcccactcctctttctattctggttagaaccagtttgcgctgttctgtgaagggagtagtacacagcgttgtacgagatcgtcagtttcttggcaatttctcacaaggaatagccttaatttctcagaacaagaatagactgacgagtttcagaagaaagttctttgtttctggccattttgagtctgtaatcgaacccacaaatgctggaatgtaccagatactcaactaagtCTAAagaagccagttttattgcttctttaaaatcagagcaacagttttcagctgtgctaacataatttgcaaaagggtttctagtgatcaattagtcttttaaatgataaatgttgattagctaacacaacgtgccatggaacacaggagtgatggttgctgataatgggcctctgtacgcctatgtagatattcttatttttaaaaatcacctgtttccagctacaatagtcatttacacattaacaatgtctacactgtatttctgatcaatttgttattttaattgaccattttttttttgctttcctttaaaaaacaaggacatttctaaagtgatctcaaacttttgaacggtagtgtaatatatataacattttttaggaattcagtcggggtctcaacctACTGTTGAGTTagcagtagaatacacaaggtgcaatttcaaaatgtgcattttcttatgtcagtcactcaattagcatgCCAAttcatattaggaaggtgttcctaatgtttggtacacagTGTATGCTGCCAAGCTGCTAGTTCTGCTTTCTACACTACAGTATTGTTAATAGCCTGCTGTTGTTGCCTGATAGGTGCTGTAGACTAGCCTGCCCAACCAAAGGCTGCAGAAGTGAGGTGGGAGGCTAAGTCATGCATGTTTTATTCTCAATAGAGATTTGAGGGGGAGGCCCAAGACAACGGTGGCGCAGAGCAATGGAGACTGAGCTCCaaccatatatatataatatatatatatatatatatatatatcagtgggaagaacaagtatttgatacactgccgattttgaaggttttcctacttacaaagcatgtagaggtctgtaatttttatcataggtacacttcaactgtgagagacggaatctaaaacaaaaatccagaaaatcacattgtatgatttttaagtaattaaattgcattttattgcgtgacataagtatttgatcacctaccaaccagtaagaattccgctctcacagacctgttagtttttcttttagaagccctcctgttctccactcattacctgtattaactgcacctgtttgaacttgttacctgtataaaagacacctgtacacacactcaatcaaacagactccaatctctccacaatggccaagaccagagagctgtgtaaggacatcagggataaattgtagacctgcacaaggctgggatgggctacaggacaataggcaagcagcttggtgagaaggcaacaactgttggcgcaattattagaaaaggaagatgttcaaagatgacggtcaatcaccctcggtctggggctccatgcaagatctcacctcgtggggcatcaatgatcataaggaaggtgaggatcagcccagaactacacggcaggacctggtcaatgacctgaagagagctgggaccacagtctcaaagaaaaccattagtaacacactacgctgtcatggattgaaatcctgcagcgcacgcaaggtccccctgttcaagccagcgcatgtccaggcccgtctgaagtttgccaatgaccatctggatgatccagaggagaatgggagaaggtcatgtggtctgatgagacaaaatagagctttttggtctaaactccactcgccgtgtttggaggaagaagaaggtttgagtacaaccccaagaacaccKtcccaaccgtgaagcatggaggtggaaacaattctttggggatgcttttctgcaaaggSgacaggacgactgcaccgtattgaggggaggatggatggggccatgtatcgcgagatcttggccaaaaacctccttccctcagtaagagcattgaagatgggtcgtggctggatcttccagcatgacaacgacccgaaacacacagccagggcaactaaggagtggctccgtaagaagcatctcaaggtcctggagtggcctagccagtctccagacctgaacccaatagaaaatctttggagggagctgaacgtccgtattgcccaccgacagcccccgaaacctgaaggatctggagaaggtatgtatggaggagtgggccaaaatccctgctgcagtgtgtgcaaacctggtcaaMaactacaggaaacgtatgatctttgtaattgcaaacaaaggtttctgtaccaaatattaagttctgcttttctgatgtatcaaatacttatgtcatgcaataaaatgcaaattaattacttaaaaatcatacaatgtgattttctggatttttgttttagattccgtctctcacagttgaagtgtacctatgataaaaattacagacctctacatgctttgtaagtaggaaaaccttcaaaatcggcagtgtatcaaatacttgttctccccactgtatatataaaacctGTTATATTGTCAATGGTCACATCATCATCAGCAGAGCTGGGTCACAGTGGAGAAGATGGCCTGAAACCATCAGAAGTGGAGTGCTTGCCTATGCACCAGCCAGAAAGACGGGGGATGAGTGAGAGAGATTTTTCTGAATGTTTGTGGTTTGTGCTTAAGCATTTAGTAAATACACTGGGCGAATTTGACATCAAGGACATTGTGTCATGAACAATATTAACAGGGCTGGGAATTTCCAGCAACCTCACGATACCATCACGAtccttaggtgccgatacgacaTGTATTGAGATTCTCGCGATTCTATACTGCGATTTGATGttacaaacatattgctcactatatgtctgctgcagagagacatgACAAAACTAGTTTTAAATCAGTCATGGAAGTacgtgctgaaaacatgttggctcacaaAGAagaagcaaaacaaaaacaattgccACATACATTTGACTGTTTTAAAGGGTCAGCCAAGCAGAGCCAGATgcttatacattttacatttacatttaagtcatttagctgacgctcttatccagagcgacttacaaWttggaaagttcatacatattcatcctggtccccccgtggggaatgaacccacaaccctggcgttgcaagcgccatgctctaccaactgagccacacgggacttatGTCTCCGCCCTATCAACCGGATTTGTTGTCCACAGAGCAGAATGGTGGGCTGTCAAACTCCTGCCTATTcctctctttggattggtggatacatcttgtTATTTTAATATTTGATGAGGGTTGTCGACGTCAACTGCCTGTAATCAATGGAGTGAGATGTTACGCTACCCTCCTGAATATGCATAGACTGTCTCAAATTACAACATGTTCATCTTAGATATAAAgtgttgccgggatgtcacgtgcaTCACATTTAATCAGGACAGTCGTAACAAC
Coding sequences within it:
- the LOC111965718 gene encoding ETS-related transcription factor Elf-2 isoform X1, whose product is MTSVVVADGGGNMVEYVTVMEETEQSEENLGEEGEVVQEIVETVIGEDGEEYPAVVVEEVPCAQLEQCYAAQVLVYDDGTYLMQDVGDEQEVVTEVVETVEVSSHGGMVCFDKTFEAAEALLHMDSPSSFHGDRNNTVEDVMMETVVEVSTECEPIEEDSFPIPPDYEPPSAKKKKGGRKPKTQQPQPDTNGNNDLGIRQRPREGKGSTTYLWEFLLDLLQDKNTCPRYIKWMQRDKGIFKLVDSKAVSKLWGKHKNKPDMNYETMGRALRYYYQRGILAKVAGQRLAYQFKDMPKNIRVIDDDGEEEEEGEEGEPSEHHQTLIIDPATSTQTQQSYVTVIPTSSGNRTMRLAMPMVMTTTLGQMTLNSSTIFTTQAPITLGNAHAGGPKLVIQTLPAMMPAGVKSGEKITIITIPAAQLAQLTQGNLSAQLSGQLAQLIQAKPVTQLVQAKPVTQLVQAKPVTQLVQAKPVTQLVQAKPVTQLVQAKPAPPLILAKPVTVTQQPPAASPVGKPQLPPSTTITITIPVPTPSTHPEKEAISPHTALPVSTPSVSTELPQSSPEDPSDSESAQNPVDPES
- the LOC111965718 gene encoding ETS-related transcription factor Elf-2 isoform X2, with amino-acid sequence MTSVVVADGGGNMVEYVTVMEETEQSEENLGEEGEVVQEIVETVIGEDGEEYPAVVVEEVPCAQLEQCYAAQVLVYDDGTYLMQDVGDEQEVVTEVVETEVSSHGGMVCFDKTFEAAEALLHMDSPSSFHGDRNNTVEDVMMETVVEVSTECEPIEEDSFPIPPDYEPPSAKKKKGGRKPKTQQPQPDTNGNNDLGIRQRPREGKGSTTYLWEFLLDLLQDKNTCPRYIKWMQRDKGIFKLVDSKAVSKLWGKHKNKPDMNYETMGRALRYYYQRGILAKVAGQRLAYQFKDMPKNIRVIDDDGEEEEEGEEGEPSEHHQTLIIDPATSTQTQQSYVTVIPTSSGNRTMRLAMPMVMTTTLGQMTLNSSTIFTTQAPITLGNAHAGGPKLVIQTLPAMMPAGVKSGEKITIITIPAAQLAQLTQGNLSAQLSGQLAQLIQAKPVTQLVQAKPVTQLVQAKPVTQLVQAKPVTQLVQAKPVTQLVQAKPAPPLILAKPVTVTQQPPAASPVGKPQLPPSTTITITIPVPTPSTHPEKEAISPHTALPVSTPSVSTELPQSSPEDPSDSESAQNPVDPES